The Geotrypetes seraphini chromosome 6, aGeoSer1.1, whole genome shotgun sequence genome includes a window with the following:
- the IRS2 gene encoding insulin receptor substrate 2 — protein sequence MASPSTTGLPLLPLSPPGGSANLNHNNNNNSSSVKKCGYLRKHKHGHKRFFVLREPGDGYPARLEYYESEKKWKNKAAAAKRVIALDACLNINKRADAKHKHLIALYTKDEYFAVAADNEQEQESWYQALTDLLSGNCGSNCSLPAGGCLAATPCSSSAASSCSLPAGADDLNYGLITPASATYREVWQVTLKPKGLGQSKNLTGVYRLCLSARTIGFVKLNSEVPSVTLQLMNIRRCGHSDSFFFIEVGRSAATGPGELWMQADDSVVAQNIHETILEAMKAMKELAEFRPRSKSQSSGSNPITVPSSRRHHHLSHPPPSQTGLPRRSRNDTTTISTSPASKFISCRNRTASEGDGRATPAASSPLSPGTLRTTQLSRSNTMGGRHGKIMLVPLPHSRSMSMPMSQSPPPASSPVSLSSSSGHGSASDPLPRPFSCSASVSPSDGGFLSLDEYGSSPGPQSATPESSAAETPPLPGRELYGYMIMERQIPLPLRSCRIIPREDEAEKGHRKRTYSLTTPARQRVPAQVSSTSLDEATLGRLSSYAASPKLAYHPYPEDYGDVEIGSSSGGDDGYMPMTPGVAPSAGNGSVISRGEDYMPMSPTSVSAPKLILHPRPCTHLPQQQQPPPLNGYKSASPAGSSPEDNGYVRMWCGSKLSVESSNGDYMNMCPNDHCASLTPPDYFSEPPKPSPTCLYTQVLVPRNGDSDQYVFMNSLGQRIATEVPHQPVPSPDAASFQRARAPRPSRLPLDTIRTLPSMSEQPLPPEPDSPGEYINIDFGQGSLRYSPPSLFADSPVSSVGSGPGRHQFPLSDYMNLDFGSQSPKGSLEATSPAPDHSFLQVVAPGPVESDYTEMTFGASATPPQPIVQKPDGSQVTSPTSGIKRMTLIDQLSSGAEVFTLPGPPPPDPNRGAKVIRVDPQGRRRHSSETFSSTTTVTPVSPSFAHNPKRHNSASVENVSLRKSEGPDTVEEQQQPPKLLTSPMCRHTSAGFQNGLNHIAMDESLITKGRPAFDLGAYTRMDFATAVKE from the coding sequence ATGGCGAGTCCGTCGACTACTGGGCTGCCGCTGCTGCCCCTGAGCCCCCCCGGGGGCAGCGCTAACCTGAACcacaacaataacaacaacagcagcagcgtgAAGAAGTGCGGCTACCTGCGCAAGCACAAGCATGGCCACAAGCGCTTCTTCGTGCTGCGGGAGCCCGGCGACGGCTACCCGGCCAGGCTCGAGTACTACGAGAGCGAGAAGAAGTGGAAGAACAAGGCGGCGGCGGCCAAGCGGGTGATCGCGCTCGACGCCTGCCTCAATATCAACAAGCGGGCGGACGCCAAGCACAAGCACCTGATCGCCCTCTACACCAAGGATGAGTACTTTGCCGTGGCCGCGGACAACGAGCAGGAGCAGGAAAGCTGGTACCAAGCGCTCACCGACCTGCTAAGCGGCAACTGCGGCTCCAACTGTTCCCTCCCGGCCGGGGGCTGCCTGGCCGCCACCCCCTGCTCCTCCTCGGCCGCCTCCTCCTGCAGCCTCCCGGCCGGTGCCGACGATCTCAACTACGGGCTGATTACGCCGGCGAGCGCCACCTACCGGGAGGTCTGGCAGGTCACCCTGAAGCCCAAGGGGCTGGGGCAGAGCAAGAACTTAACGGGGGTGTACCGGCTCTGCCTCTCGGCCCGCACCATCGGCTTCGTCAAGCTGAACTCCGAGGTGCCTTCGGTCACCCTGCAGCTCATGAACATCCGGCGCTGCGGCCACTCGGACAGCTTCTTCTTCATCGAAGTGGGCCGTTCAGCAGCCACAGGACCTGGAGAGCTCTGGATGCAAGCTGACGACTCTGTGGTGGCACAGAACATCCATGAAACGATCCTGGAGGCCATGAAGGCTATGAAGGAGCTGGCCGAGTTTCGGCCGCGCAGCAAAAGCCAGTCCTCGGGCTCCAACCCCATCACGGTGCCCAGCAGtcgccgccaccaccacctcaGTCACCCACCCCCCAGCCAGACCGGTCTGCCCCGCAGGTCCCGCAATGACACCACCACCATTTCCACCTCCCCAGCCAGCAAGTTCATCTCTTGCCGCAATCGTACGGCCAGTGAGGGGGATGGCAGAGCGACTCCTGCAGCTAGCAGCCCCCTTAGCCCTGGCACCCTGAGGACCACACAGCTGAGCCGCTCCAACACCATGGGCGGTCGCCATGGCAAGATTATGTTGGTGCCGCTGCCACACAGTCGCTCCATGTCCATGCCTATGTCACAGTCGCCACCACCTGCTAGCAGCCCCGTTAGCCTGTCATCAAGCAGTGGCCACGGCTCGGCCTCGGACCCCTTGCCACGGCCCTTCAGCTGCAGTGCTTCCGTCTCCCCCAGCGACGGTGGTTTTCTTTCCTTAGACGAGTATGGCTCCAGCCCAGGACCACAGAGTGCCACCCCTGAGTCTAGTGCCGCTGAGACACCACCGCTGCCTGGCCGGGAGCTCTATGGCTACATGATCATGGAGAGGCAGATACCGCTGCCGCTGCGGAGCTGTCGGATTATCCCCCGTGAAGATGAGGCAGAAAAAGGTCACCGGAAACGCACGTACTCTCTCACCACCCCTGCCCGGCAGAGGGTACCTGCACAGGTGTCCTCAACCTCCCTAGATGAGGCCACCCTGGGCCGCCTCTCTTCCTACGCTGCCTCACCCAAACTTGCCTACCACCCATATCCTGAAGACTATGGTGATGTAGAGATAGGCTCTAGCAGTGGTGGCGATGATGGGTATATGCCCATGACCCCTGGAGTGGCACCCTCTGCTGGCAATGGCAGCGTGATTAGCAGAGGTGAAGACTACATGCCCATGAGCCCCACCAGTGTTTCAGCACCCAAACTCATCCTACATCCACGACCCTGCACTCATCTACCACAGCAGCAGCAACCTCCACCTCTAAATGGCTACAAGAGCGCCTCTCCGGCGGGCAGCTCCCCAGAGGACAATGGCTACGTGCGCATGTGGTGTGGTTCCAAGCTTTCTGTGGAGAGTTCCAACGGAGACTATATGAACATGTGCCCCAATGACCACTGTGCCTCACTCACGCCCCCTGACTACTTCTCAGAGCCACCCAAGCCCTCCCCTACCTGCCTCTACACCCAGGTCCTGGTACCCCGCAATGGTGATTCAGATCAGTATGTCTTCATGAACTCTCTGGGGCAGCGGATTGCAACCGAGGTGCCCCACCAGCCCGTGCCTTCCCCTGATGCTGCTTCCTTCCAACGGGCCCGAGCGCCCCGGCCCTCCCGCCTGCCGCTGGACACGATCAGGACTCTACCAAGCATGAGCGAGCAGCCATTGCCACCTGAGCCCGACAGCCCTGGCGAATACATCAATATCGACTTCGGCCAGGGGTCCCTGCGGTACTCGCCACCTTCGCTTTTCGCTGACAGCCCAGTTTCATCAGTTGGCTCAGGCCCTGGGCGGCACCAATTCCCACTTTCTGACTACATGAACCTGGACTTTGGCTCTCAATCGCCCAAGGGTTCCCTGGaagccacatcccctgctccggaCCACTCCTTCCTCCAAGTGGTGGCCCCTGGGCCAGTCGAGAGTGACTACACAGAGATGACATTTGGCGCCTCAGCCACCCCGCCGCAGCCCATTGTCCAAAAGCCAGATGGCAGCCAGGTGACAAGCCCAACATCCGGCATCAAGCGGATGACACTCATCGACCAGCTTTCTAGCGGTGCGGAGGTCTTCACTTTGCCCGGACCTCCACCGCCTGACCCCAACCGTGGAGCTAAAGTGATCCGTGTGGACCCACAAGGTCGCCGGCGTCACAGCTCAGAAACCTTCTCCTCCACCACCACTGTGACCCCTGTGTCGCCGTCCTTTGCACACAACCCCAAGAGGCACAACTCGGCGTCCGTGGAGAATGTCTCACTCAGGAAAAGCGAAGGGCCCGACACGGTGgaagaacagcagcagcccccgaagctcctcaccaGTCCCATGTGCCGCCACACCTCGGCCGGTTTCCAGAACGGCCTCAACCACATTGCCATGGACGAGAGCCTGATCACCAAGGGAAGGCCTGCCTTTGACCTGGGCGCCTACACCCGCATGGACTTCGCCACGGCTGTCAAAG